In Notolabrus celidotus isolate fNotCel1 chromosome 5, fNotCel1.pri, whole genome shotgun sequence, the genomic window TGTCTTGAAAGCTCTCCTGTAATTGAGAGtggtttgtatgtttgttaCAAGAGAAAGTCCTCCaataaaaagagatttaaatgTGATTGAATCCGTCTGTGACAGCAGGGACTTTACAGTCcccatataaataataaaaacaacagtaaagttgtttcagcattaaatcatgttttattaACATTCCAAGTTAAATTAACAACACAACTTCACTTTCATTCATTTCCACCACTCACACTCAACAgatcacacaaaaacacactgttcAAGTGCAAACAGCACTACAAGATTTTTGATTCACTGCAgatttggttttttttcagttCAGGCCAAATTTTCATGGCAAGTATGAAAAAGACCACACTGGTATTTCTGGGATGAGCCTGTCCTCAGATAAATGCATTTCGAATCTTGTAATGTGCATCAAAAGTAAAACActcatttacacacagacaaaaaaatcacattcacacactgagatAAAATGTTTGACACACAGGTCCAGCTGATACCTGCCAAGCCAACCTACACACGGACAGTTTTctgttcccacacacacacacacacatatacgcgCACACACAAGTCCAGAAACAGACGTAAAGTCCTTAAAGGGTCTGATATCTTGAAACGTTTCATCATACAGtaaaacacatgcatacacGCATGTCCAACAATCATATACACattaagacacaaacacacacacgcacacgcacacacacacacacaaataccaGCTGCTTTGAGGGGAAGTGATTGATTCCTGGTGCACTTTAAGGTTCAAAGGTCAGCCATGGGTTCTTTTACGAGTTTGCTTTTGCCGCCGTGGTTTCAATATGACGTAGCGTCTGTAGGTTGTGTGATGGTCTGATAAAAATGGGATGTAGAACGCTCTTAAGAGACGAGATGATCTGTGGGACAAAAATGGTTTATAAGTAGCTGCAAGTAAGGTTCTTTTAAGCCTTTAAATACACAGTTCTAACAAATGTTTTCATATTCTCAAAGGATGTGGAGCTATCATTTCTCCAATCTATTTTCTGTAAATGGTGCATTTGGGAAATACCTTGATGCTTGGATGAAAGGCTTATAGGCGATGACGTTCCACTCTTCTTTGTTGGCAGAATAATTTGGCTCAAGTGGCGTCTCTTCATCTATGTCAAGGTCTACTAAAAAGTGGCACTGCCGTAAATCCACCTACCCAATGTAGAAAGTTTTCAGTTAAAATTGAACTAGGATAAACCAAAAGCTCAAATGTACATGTATCAAAGAGACTCACATATCTGGTTGGCTCCTCCAGGTTCTGGTCGTTCATATTAGCTGGGACAGTCTGTGTGGCCAGAGGACCAGATGCATAAGGTTGAGGCAGTTGCCCTTTAAATTCAGACTGAATGAAGTGCAGCTGCCAGCTGGAAAATATAAGAAGAAAGTTTCAGTGAGTGCCACAGCTGAATCTATTGATGGTTAGACGTTGTAGAGCCGTTGAATATCCTGGATACTGACTTGCGTGGTAAAAGAAAGCTGCTTGGAAAGCGGTACCACTCTTtgcccacacacacagtcacaggtCTGCCTTCAGGGATGGCGTGAAGAGTCGGGTCCTTGGCGATGCGGTGGAACTCTGGGTACAGGTCCAGAGGGGCGTGGTAGCCTgtagacaaagaaaaaaaaaagtttcttttcACCCATGTTGAATTGTTGCCTGGCACAGGAATGCAGTAAAGTATTGTCTGCATTGACACAGACCTCTGAAGAGGGCGACTGAGCGAGACAGTGACAGCACTGAGAAGATCACAACTGCACTTAGGGCCAACCAGTTTGAGGAGATGGTGTAGTGCTCCAGTCGATACCgctgaaacaggaagtggtagcatttctgcacaaaaaaaaaaaaggtatgtaAATAAGAAGATAAGAATacagattaaacaaacagacacagaccaCTGCCCAAATGGGATGACTGCAAAACATACCTGTAGCGAGGAGAGGGCTACTGCTCCACAAAGGCAGATTAGAGGGTAGATGGGAAAGAGAAAACGCTCCTCTTTATGGGGTCTGGTGAAGAAAACCAACATCCATATATACATGGGAGACAGAGTCAGCCAGTATGGACGGCCCAGGTTCTGCACTGCAGAAAACAAGAGCAGACAAGTACATGGAATCACAAGTGGAACTGCTTTAGAAGTAACATCACAGCAAAGTAAACTCTCATTATATTTGTGggattatattttgttttgtctttattggccaCTTTATAATGTTGcataacaaacacactttgaCCGAGGGGGACTGTGGTACTGCATCGTATCATTGGCTTGCTGTACTATTgtgtttaaaagtttgaaaGCACACAGTCCTCACCATTGAACCTGTGTAACAGTGTCTCCATGAGGGCAGTGAGTGGCAGAGAAAACAGTGCCAGAGCAAACACCAGGTTGAAGTTCAGGATCCCATTTACAAAGTAGAAATGCCAAGGTTCTGTACCTGAAAATCACACAACACACCACATGTTACAGCACATACAGTGATTACTGCCATGAAAAAAGGCTGAGTGTAAATATCTCAAGATTTATGGTTAGAGTAAAAATGAAGAAGGGATGGTAAGACATTTATTGTTATAGATAAAACTTGTAATGTTTTTGGAGTTTTGAGCTGAAAGGTTGTATGACTATTCTGTGTATGGTGATGTTATGCCCTCTAGTGTCTAATACAAACAGTGCAGCTTTTAAAAGGTCATATTTCAATTTAACCTGCATTTGCTTCATTgcatttcattaaaattaaattaaagacccatctatttagtctggcttttatgtagaattttttattacttcttttattttatcattttaatgtcacattgtgttatcctttattttttttcttatataaaaatagtttaatattgtattgttttacttattaactcttcaatttgtaTTATCATTGTCTCAactatttatgttttatcttcAATGAAtcaatttatttaatatttctctgttgtttttatacCAATTTTAAAGCAATTGGTGTGCTGTCATTAAGAGAGTAGAATTTAAAGCACAGATTCTTATGGTTTGTTTAAATGTGCTTATATAAAGCATATTATAACTGATGTTGTGAATTATattgaatgttaaaaaatgtaaaattgtaAAAAGGACTTCATGCTATATAAAAAACGTGTCACTTTTGAGTTCTAGTTTGTGGGTGACATTTTCCAATATGATATGAACTGACACATTTGATGATGTATGCTTTTTTACATTACCATACAAATCAGGTCCATGTGGTGTGAAGACATTATACAGCAGAATATTGAGTGGAGCAATGACCAGTTTGCCATAAAAGAAAGAGTCCACTGCCACCAGGGGTACCTGGGAAAGACACAGGAGATAAAAACCACTATCTATAGATACATAAACATTCCATAATATAATCCATGAGGATTACCAACCATATAttcagtgctggtgttaaatcAGGACAAAGTCATTGTCATATCATGATTTTTTTGTGAcaagtgaaaaagaaacaacaaaaaaagtatCTTGTTATGTGACTACGTTAATGATTAACTGTCTCACCTCGCTgtacaaacagcagctgtgtcaCTGTAAACAATTCACATGCACCTTTGTCCTTTAATGTGCAAATTTAAATGcatttgttttcataaatgttCTCACCAGCAGCAGAAGCAAAGCAACAGCTGACCAGATGATGAAACTTTTCCACTGCTTCTTTATCACAAGCAGGTCGAAGGCGATGGGAACTCTGCAGAGGACagaaataataacacattttgacatGTCTCGTCTAAAagcaaaagtttttttttacaaacaggcttcattttttaatcatacCCAATCAGAGCAGAAAACGGCCATCCAACAATGGCTCCAGCAGCTACACCGATGATGGCTAATGGAGTTGAGTCCTGAAACCATCCTGTCATGGCAACCAGTGTTGTGTACATACAGAAAGAGGATGGCAGGAAGGCTGAGGGGAGAAAACAGAGATGTCCTGATCACATATATTTATAAGTCACAAACTTGTCACAGTCAAATCGTTATTTATCCAGGCATCATAGAAACATGGGAACAATGTTAACGTAGTTCAGCAAGGTTTTTACAAACAAGAAATGCAAATGTATCCTTGGGACTGTTCACACTGCATCTCTGATCTATGTTTTATTCAGTTACCAGATCTGGTAATCAAAGAGGCAACAAGATCAATTGATTGATAGCAAAAGATAAATCTAGTTGAGTCATATCCAAGCGGTAACATTCGGTCTTAAAATacaagcccatgcagaagtgcctaaaactgcagttcatcaagtgtccacttgaggctggctgcagaaacagccaacatacacacccattcaaaagagattatctttacagcaataatgaacatttttacagcctggttcaaaaaacggtttaggtattggcacacactgtacgggggtgaatttttttataactcattattttttaagatattaaacttacaagttttgccccaGTTAAGGAAATGCctgccttgattgacaggcgggcaccctgtggctattagtgaaaaggctaaaagcccgtctctttacctcacactagctcggacaaagagactacttcctttttttatacagtctatggtcatatcAAAATGaatttgacataaaaaaaatatgaaaagtgAGCCATGTAAATCTGACCAACCTGCAGACGAGCAGAACATTCCCGTGCTCAGGACGAGAAACGCCAACATCAGACGACCAACATGTAAACCAAACTTCTTACACACTGCCCTGCGTCACATCCAAACAGAGCAAAAGGTTAAATCCTTTATCATATATATGAAACTATGAATAAAGACATCCAAATGTAATCGATAGCTCCTAGGATGCCTACTTGCATTTAAGAGGGATATTAACTCACTTGTAGAAATAGAGTTCACAGACACAGCAGGAGAATGCTAAGACACATCGGACAAAGTAGAACACCAAAACCTgcaacagaacaaaaaacaagtcTAAAACTTCTGTAACACTgctttgtgtgtgcttgtacaTGAGTGAATGTTTGGGTTTTGAGCTGCCACTTTGTCCTGTGTGGTTCTCAAGAggcaacttccggtctaaaaatatgagtccaatgcggaagtgttaaaaactgcagttcatggaggatctgcttgaggctggctccggaagtaccagaaaccacatacacaccaattaaaaaaagacgatctttacagcagaaataaacatgtttacagctaggtacaaaagacaagtgtagtctagatagctcatttcttgatcggcacacactgtacaggggatgaatgtttttctaacgtggtac contains:
- the alg9 gene encoding alpha-1,2-mannosyltransferase ALG9, which codes for MAAKALRQRTRRGSRQDGNNVSVPSDARLPKEEKAADDSKTTETRQESVSRGGQVWAPEGSTAFKCLLSARFCAALLSNISDCDETFNYWEPMHYLLYGTGMQTWEYSPLYAIRSYAYLWLHALPACLHAHVLQTNKVLVFYFVRCVLAFSCCVCELYFYKAVCKKFGLHVGRLMLAFLVLSTGMFCSSAAFLPSSFCMYTTLVAMTGWFQDSTPLAIIGVAAGAIVGWPFSALIGVPIAFDLLVIKKQWKSFIIWSAVALLLLLVPLVAVDSFFYGKLVIAPLNILLYNVFTPHGPDLYGTEPWHFYFVNGILNFNLVFALALFSLPLTALMETLLHRFNVQNLGRPYWLTLSPMYIWMLVFFTRPHKEERFLFPIYPLICLCGAVALSSLQKCYHFLFQRYRLEHYTISSNWLALSAVVIFSVLSLSRSVALFRGYHAPLDLYPEFHRIAKDPTLHAIPEGRPVTVCVGKEWYRFPSSFLLPRNWQLHFIQSEFKGQLPQPYASGPLATQTVPANMNDQNLEEPTRYVDLRQCHFLVDLDIDEETPLEPNYSANKEEWNVIAYKPFIQASRSSRLLRAFYIPFLSDHHTTYRRYVILKPRRQKQTRKRTHG